One Thermoanaerobacter pseudethanolicus ATCC 33223 genomic window, AAAACTATTGCAATAAAACCTCCTAATCAGATAGCACTCTAAAGTGTTAAGGAGTTTTTACCATATACAGTTTTATTTATTCTTTACTCATATAATATATGGTAAATAAAACAAATTCAACCCGAATTAATTCGGGTTGTGAGGTGTTAGTAGATGACAATACCTAAAATCGCAGCCATAACTATTATTATGAGCGGGTTTATTTTCAACAGGTACAGCCCAACAAAGACCACCGCCGCCACCAGCATATCTTTAATGCCGGTAAAAGAGCTCTTTCCCACGGAATAAGCCGCCTGGACGATAAGGGCGATAACCGCCGGCCTGACTCCCTTAAAAAAGGCATCTAGCCAAGGTAAGTGACGGTACCTAATTATCAAGAGGGCAAGGATGATTATAATCAGGAAAGAGGGGGACGTAACTCCAATGGTGGCCGCCGCCGATCCCCAGAATCCTCCTACTTTATACCCCACAAAGGTAGCCGCATTTATGGCTATGGGACCGGGGGTCATTTGCGAAATGGCTATTATATCTAGGAATTGGTCCACCGAGAGCCAGTGGTGGATGTCTATAATCTCTTTTTTAATGAGGGGAATCATCGCGTAACCACCGCCGAAGCTGAAGGCTCCCACTTTAAAAAACGCCCAGAAAAGGCTTAAATATATCATTTATCTCCACGCTCCTCCGGATCCCGAAGTCTGTTTTGCAAGAACATTCCGGATATTCCTGATGCTAGGATCACTATTATAGGATGAAGGTCAAAAATCAAGAGGGCTGCCAGAGAAAGGACTGCTATTATTACGCCCACAGGAGTTTTAAAAGCGGCTTTGCGAAGGTTAAAAGCAGACGCCAGTATGAGCACCA contains:
- a CDS encoding chromate transporter; this encodes MIYLSLFWAFFKVGAFSFGGGYAMIPLIKKEIIDIHHWLSVDQFLDIIAISQMTPGPIAINAATFVGYKVGGFWGSAAATIGVTSPSFLIIIILALLIIRYRHLPWLDAFFKGVRPAVIALIVQAAYSVGKSSFTGIKDMLVAAVVFVGLYLLKINPLIIIVMAAILGIVIY